Below is a window of Candidatus Obscuribacterales bacterium DNA.
CCATTTCAACACCCTCTATCCCACCGTCTGGAACTGGGGTTATACCCTCTATCCCAGCCCTGTAGCCCAGCGGGACATTGGGCGATCGCTCTATCCCCACCCCGGTCTAAGCGATCGCGATCTGCTCGCAGAATTGGTGCAGCAGGGACATCGACGGGGGCTCAGCGTCATTCCCTGGGTTGAGTTTGGCCTCATGGCTCCCGCCGGTTCGGAGCTGGTGCATCGCCATCCCGACTGGGTGACCCAGCGCTCCGATGGCAGTCAGATCATCCTAGAAGGCGGCGTCCATCCCCGCGTTTGGCTAAATCCAGCCCATCCTGGCGTGCAGAGGTTTTTCGTGGACTTGGTCACCGAACTGGTCAGCCAGTACGACATCGACGGCATTCAGTTTGATGACCATCTGGGTATGCCCGTGGAGCTAGGCTACGACGATTACAGCCGGGGGCTTTATCGGCAAACCCACAACGGCGCAAACCCACCCACGGATATCCATGATCCTGCCTGGATGCGCTGGCGAGCCGACCAAGTCACAAACCTAGCAGAACAGATCTTCTATGCCGTCAAGGCCGTTCGTCCGGACTGTCTGGTAGCGCTGTCGCCCAACCCCCGAGAGTTTGCCTATGACATGTACCTGCAAGACTGGTGGAACTGGACCCAGCGCGGCTTTGTGGAAGAGCTGATCGTGCAGCTTTACCGCAGTGACATGGATCGCTTTCGGGAGGAACTGGATCAACCCGAGATCGAACAGGCCCACATTCCTCTGGGCGTCGGCATCCTCACGGGGCTACGCAACCGCCCTGTGGAGATGGATCTGATTGCCGACCAGGTGCAAACCGTACGCGATCGCCACTTGGCAGGGGTATCGTTTTTCTTCTATGAAAGCCTAGGCGATCGCGATCGCCAATTTCGCCGACTTTTTCCAGATCCGGTTCCCCGGCAAGAACTTGCCTTAGGATCGGAATGATGCGCCGGTGGCCTGATGCTTACTTAATATTGATGGATGTAAGGGCGAACGATGGGACTCGAACCCACGAATGGCGGGACCACAACCCGCTGCCTTAACCTCTTGGCTACGCTCGCCACGTCTCTTCTTCAGTTTAATATCATAACACTGTGTCTCTCTTCTTTGCAAACCGATGAAAGTTCAGATCAAACTTGGGAGGCTACAGGTTAGTTTTCCCGGCGGAGCCGATGATGCTAGCGGCTGGACAATTCTGGGGGCGCGATCGCAGCCCTACCTATTTTTGCTGCCAGCCCTCTTGGTTTTGACGCTCACCGTCTTTTGGCCAGCCCTCCAGGCCTTCTTTCTCAGCTTCACCCTCTACGAATACGACATCACCCAACCACCTAGCTGGGTGGGGTTGGCCAATTTCCAGCGGCTCTGGGGCGATCCAGTCTTTTGGAAAACTCTCACCAATACGCTGATCTACCTCGTCGGCGTAGTGCCTATTTTGACTCTTATTCCCCTAGGACTTGCCATCTTAGTCAACCAGCGGCTGCCGGGAATTCACTGGTTTCGCGCCGCCTACTACACCCCCGTGGTGATTTCCATGGTGGTGGCGGGCATTGCCTGGCGCTGGCTGTATGCCGAAACGGGGTTGCTGAACCAACTGCTGCGGGGCTTGCACCTTTCAGAAACGGGGCTGCCCTGGCTTACCAGTCCCAACTTCGCCCTCTATAGCGTCATGGCCGTCACCATCTGGAAAGGGTTGGGATACTACATGGTGATCTACCTAGCAGGCTTGCAGGGCATTCCTCCCGAGCTCTATGAGGCGGGAGCCATCGACGGCTCGGATGGCTGGCAGCGGCATTGGGATATCACCCTGCCCCTCATGCGCCCCTATCTCTTTTTAGTTGCAGTGATCTCCGCCATTTCCGCCACCAAGGTCTTTGAAGAAGTCTACATTATGACTAAAGGGCAACCCCTCAACAGTTCCAAAACCTTGGTGTATTACGTCTACGAGCAGGCCTTTGAAACCCTAGAGATCAGCTATGCCTGCACGGTGGGTCTTGTGATGTTCTTGGTCATCCTTGGTCTATCGATGCTACGCCTGAGCCTAGGTCGCCCCTAGCCCCCATAGCTAGCTGTAGACTGAGGCACATCATCGGAACTGGTTAAGTGTGGCAGGGTGATCAGGTAGCGAATGCCCGTATCACTCGTTTGCACAATCAGCTCCCCACCATGGCGCTCCGCCAAGTGACGACTCAGTTCTATTCCCAGCGCTTGCCGAGTTTTGCCGCCATGAGCCAAAGAGTCTGCCGTATGCATCACGGAAACTGTAGATGGTTCAAGCGATCGCCTTGCTGCGCGGGATGATGAGGTTGGGCGATCGCTCACCTCTCCATGAACGTCAGATCGCCCATCGGCCGATAGATTGGGAGACACATGATCGGCCTGTAAAGCATCCTCTAGCCATGGATGGGCAGACCATAGGAGCATATGCAACTGGTCCGCCTTCCGGGAAATATGAATATGGATGATGCTGTCGGCGTTGGAGGATTGGATCATCCCAAAGGCTAGGTGATAGAGCATTTGCCGTACCTTGTCCTTGTCCAGCAGCCAAATGCGATGCCCCGGCTCTACCGAGAGCTGGAGGGTAATGCCCCGCCGCTGTGCTAGGGCTTCTAAGGGCTGTAGCGCTTGCTGTCCCAGCATCTCAGCATCTACGGGTGCTAGATCCAGAGCGCGATCGCCGTCATCTAAACGCCCTAGTTCCAAAATTTCATTGACCACCGCCAGCAGATATTGACCGCTGCTGTGAACTACATCCAGATACTCTTTTTGCTTCTCCGTTAGGGGGCCGTAGATTTCCCGTTGGAGCACGCTCGTCATGCCCAACACCGACGTGAGGGGGGTGGTTAAATCATGGGTCATCTGCACAATCAAATCGGTGCGCACCTGGCGGGGATCGTGGATAGAGGAGAGGGGTAGGGCAGACGGTGGAGATGGGGCAATGGTATGGGATGGCTCGGGAGCAGACAAGGCTGGGATAGCGATGAGCGATCGCTTCAGAACCTGATTGCGTTCATATTCGCTCATGCCCCAGCGGGCAATCATTTCTAAAAAGGTGATCTCTTGGGATGTAAAGGAGCGCGGCACCAGATCCATCACCGCCAAGCTACCCAGGCAAAACCCTTGCGCATTCATCAAAGGCACGCCTAAGTAGGCCTGAATGCCATAGTGCTGTACCAGCAAGCCATCTTTATAGGCTGGTTCGGCAGAGGCATGGTCGATGGTGAGCGATCGCCGCCGAGTAATCACCTGGTCACAAAACGCTTCACAACGCGGCAATTGGCGAGATGTAGCCAGGTCATTCATCAACCCCAACCGCGATAGACCCACCGCATAACGCAACCATTGGCGATCGCGATCCACCAATCCCAAAATACAAATCGGGGCATGGATGAAGTGGGCCGCTGTTTGGGTCGCTTCCTCGAAGACGGGTAAATTCTCGGTATCTAATAAACCAGATTCAGCTAACGCTTGCAGGCGATACTGTTCATGCTCTTGGTTTAGTGGTTGATCAAGTCGTCCAAACATAGTGTTTCCAGGGTTGCTCATCATCCCCCATGCCCTTTTCTCTCCGCATCATTCATGGAACGCATTACCTGATGTACAGATAGTGCCCGTACCGCTGCCACAACAAACATCCACCTCGTAAACAGGAGACAACGGAAGGCAAATCCACGGTATGCCTTGGATCATGGAGCAGATGTGCTCATGATCGTTAGCCCATCATGATGTTCAGATGGCTAGCTTCGATGGTG
It encodes the following:
- a CDS encoding glycoside hydrolase family 10 protein, with the translated sequence MYYIRLRLISLGRSLRATFHRLRAALSWMGWAGLVLAIALSLVLTPVALSSSPQAEIRGVWLTNVDSDVLFSRSALNQAVRRLQRLHFNTLYPTVWNWGYTLYPSPVAQRDIGRSLYPHPGLSDRDLLAELVQQGHRRGLSVIPWVEFGLMAPAGSELVHRHPDWVTQRSDGSQIILEGGVHPRVWLNPAHPGVQRFFVDLVTELVSQYDIDGIQFDDHLGMPVELGYDDYSRGLYRQTHNGANPPTDIHDPAWMRWRADQVTNLAEQIFYAVKAVRPDCLVALSPNPREFAYDMYLQDWWNWTQRGFVEELIVQLYRSDMDRFREELDQPEIEQAHIPLGVGILTGLRNRPVEMDLIADQVQTVRDRHLAGVSFFFYESLGDRDRQFRRLFPDPVPRQELALGSE
- a CDS encoding sugar ABC transporter permease; translated protein: MKVQIKLGRLQVSFPGGADDASGWTILGARSQPYLFLLPALLVLTLTVFWPALQAFFLSFTLYEYDITQPPSWVGLANFQRLWGDPVFWKTLTNTLIYLVGVVPILTLIPLGLAILVNQRLPGIHWFRAAYYTPVVISMVVAGIAWRWLYAETGLLNQLLRGLHLSETGLPWLTSPNFALYSVMAVTIWKGLGYYMVIYLAGLQGIPPELYEAGAIDGSDGWQRHWDITLPLMRPYLFLVAVISAISATKVFEEVYIMTKGQPLNSSKTLVYYVYEQAFETLEISYACTVGLVMFLVILGLSMLRLSLGRP
- a CDS encoding GAF domain-containing sensor histidine kinase; the encoded protein is MFGRLDQPLNQEHEQYRLQALAESGLLDTENLPVFEEATQTAAHFIHAPICILGLVDRDRQWLRYAVGLSRLGLMNDLATSRQLPRCEAFCDQVITRRRSLTIDHASAEPAYKDGLLVQHYGIQAYLGVPLMNAQGFCLGSLAVMDLVPRSFTSQEITFLEMIARWGMSEYERNQVLKRSLIAIPALSAPEPSHTIAPSPPSALPLSSIHDPRQVRTDLIVQMTHDLTTPLTSVLGMTSVLQREIYGPLTEKQKEYLDVVHSSGQYLLAVVNEILELGRLDDGDRALDLAPVDAEMLGQQALQPLEALAQRRGITLQLSVEPGHRIWLLDKDKVRQMLYHLAFGMIQSSNADSIIHIHISRKADQLHMLLWSAHPWLEDALQADHVSPNLSADGRSDVHGEVSDRPTSSSRAARRSLEPSTVSVMHTADSLAHGGKTRQALGIELSRHLAERHGGELIVQTSDTGIRYLITLPHLTSSDDVPQSTASYGG